In Candidatus Binataceae bacterium, one DNA window encodes the following:
- a CDS encoding DNA polymerase III subunit: MPLTDLAGHQELFQRLNQELDRRPAHAYLFWGPRGIGKAMVAEALALSRLCERNQTGDFCCQLLSCPSRDLPAAPRRGRAAVAQCQCCTGCVQVARRVHPDFDYLARAENRSFVLIEQVRELIAHLGGKAVRGRGRIAIIDDAQALNLAAQNALLKTLEEPPGQSLLILVSESQSALLDTVRSRLRPVRFAPLPVKALSALLERKAGLEPTRAAALARLARGSAARALELVKTTPPVGELVAALRDLPHLDFVAIRALAERFFGNREEAIDNFELLARLLEELLARQLLEAGSGTFVDLDSALAELARTLSRDQILIILDLALTAATAVGAMANSRLQAEGLWLAASDALRQGAT; the protein is encoded by the coding sequence ATGCCGCTGACGGATCTTGCAGGCCATCAGGAGCTTTTCCAGCGCCTCAATCAAGAACTTGACCGGCGCCCCGCTCACGCCTACCTGTTCTGGGGCCCGCGTGGAATCGGCAAAGCAATGGTCGCCGAAGCGCTGGCTTTGTCGCGCCTGTGCGAGCGCAACCAGACGGGCGATTTCTGCTGCCAATTGTTAAGCTGTCCGAGTCGCGACCTGCCGGCTGCGCCGAGGCGCGGGCGCGCCGCGGTGGCGCAATGCCAATGCTGCACCGGCTGCGTGCAGGTCGCGCGCCGAGTTCACCCCGATTTCGATTATCTGGCGCGCGCGGAAAATCGCAGCTTCGTGCTGATCGAGCAGGTCCGCGAACTGATTGCGCACCTGGGAGGCAAAGCGGTGCGTGGCCGCGGACGAATCGCAATCATCGACGATGCCCAGGCGCTTAACCTGGCCGCCCAAAACGCGCTGCTTAAAACTCTGGAGGAACCTCCCGGCCAGAGCCTGCTGATCCTGGTCTCCGAAAGCCAGTCGGCGCTGCTCGATACCGTGCGTTCGCGCTTGCGCCCGGTACGCTTCGCCCCACTGCCGGTCAAAGCGCTAAGCGCGCTGCTCGAGCGCAAGGCCGGCTTGGAACCCACCCGCGCGGCGGCTCTGGCCCGTTTGGCTCGCGGCAGTGCGGCGCGCGCCCTAGAACTGGTCAAGACTACGCCGCCGGTGGGCGAACTGGTGGCGGCGCTGCGCGATTTGCCACACCTGGATTTTGTAGCCATCCGCGCACTGGCCGAGCGCTTTTTCGGCAACCGCGAGGAGGCGATCGACAATTTCGAGCTCCTGGCCCGGCTGCTGGAGGAATTGCTGGCGCGTCAGCTCTTGGAGGCCGGCTCCGGCACCTTTGTGGACCTCGACAGCGCGCTGGCAGAACTGGCGCGTACTTTAAGCCGGGATCAGATTCTTATAATTCTGGACTTGGCACTCACCGCGGCCACCGCAGTGGGGGCTATGGCCAACTCGCGGCTGCAAGCCGAGGGTTTGTGGCTGGCTGCCAGCGACGCGCTTAGACAGGGAGCAACGTGA
- a CDS encoding VTT domain-containing protein codes for MLVLVFVVVCLESAAFLGLFVPGESVVLLTGAAAGAGLLNPTVAAVIVLSAAIVGDITGYLIGRWWGSALLAHWPFAARQYARYRPYLTSYFERWGSMTVLLGRFLAVGRAFTPFTAGLSEMPARRFVPMAVISGLLWGGLFTGAGFLLGDNFHLIERWLRPLGAGMLGLVLLTLAMAWLWRWLQRHQDKVAALERRLLESALARHLMTPLGAASRWALARFSPSGYLGLYLGVGLLLIALLATSFGLIVHSILFQRPLVYVDQSVALFLAQRRTPALDHLMAVLFWLAAPRFLLLVVGAAALSLLLAGQVPDAMVVLLTIVGAYLAGFGLRELFEGISPHVTQEALVHGFANFPSVNATAVAAGYGVLGYSVARSLRSWRSSTLLAVGSLYLVVLAALACLYRTSALSAVIAGLAVGGCWLAICLTGMIAWRRLTGETTIRSAAPPQESG; via the coding sequence TTGCTGGTACTGGTCTTCGTGGTGGTCTGTCTGGAGTCCGCGGCCTTTCTGGGTCTGTTCGTGCCGGGCGAGAGTGTCGTGCTTTTGACGGGCGCCGCCGCCGGGGCGGGCCTACTCAATCCCACTGTGGCCGCCGTGATCGTGCTGTCGGCGGCGATCGTTGGGGATATCACCGGATATCTGATTGGTCGATGGTGGGGTTCGGCGTTGCTGGCCCACTGGCCTTTCGCCGCTCGTCAATATGCACGCTACCGCCCCTATCTGACCAGTTATTTCGAGCGCTGGGGCTCGATGACAGTGCTGTTGGGCCGTTTTCTGGCAGTCGGCCGCGCCTTCACTCCCTTCACCGCTGGGCTCTCCGAGATGCCCGCACGGCGGTTTGTTCCGATGGCTGTCATCTCGGGCCTGCTCTGGGGCGGCCTCTTCACCGGCGCGGGCTTTCTGCTCGGCGATAATTTTCACCTGATCGAAAGGTGGCTCCGGCCATTAGGTGCCGGGATGCTGGGTTTGGTGCTGTTGACCCTGGCGATGGCCTGGCTGTGGCGCTGGCTGCAGCGCCATCAAGATAAAGTCGCCGCCCTGGAACGGCGCCTACTGGAGAGCGCGCTTGCACGCCACTTGATGACGCCATTGGGAGCGGCCAGCCGCTGGGCACTGGCGCGCTTTTCCCCCTCGGGCTACCTCGGCCTGTATCTCGGCGTGGGTTTGCTCCTGATTGCCTTACTGGCAACCAGCTTTGGCCTGATCGTGCACAGCATCCTGTTCCAGCGTCCCCTGGTTTATGTGGACCAGTCCGTCGCCCTGTTTTTGGCCCAACGGCGCACTCCGGCCCTCGACCACCTGATGGCGGTACTCTTCTGGCTGGCCGCTCCACGGTTTCTATTGCTGGTGGTAGGTGCTGCAGCTTTGAGCCTGCTGCTGGCCGGACAGGTGCCAGATGCGATGGTCGTCCTGCTCACAATCGTGGGTGCCTACCTCGCCGGCTTTGGCTTGCGTGAGCTGTTTGAAGGAATCTCACCGCACGTGACTCAGGAAGCACTGGTCCACGGCTTCGCTAATTTCCCCAGCGTCAACGCCACCGCGGTTGCGGCCGGATATGGGGTGCTGGGATATAGTGTCGCCCGCTCGTTGCGTAGTTGGCGCTCAAGCACCCTGCTGGCGGTTGGGTCGCTGTACCTGGTGGTTTTGGCTGCGCTCGCCTGCCTCTATCGCACCAGCGCGCTCAGTGCGGTCATTGCGGGGTTGGCGGTGGGTGGCTGCTGGCTGGCGATTTGTCTGACCGGCATGATCGCCTGGCGCCGTCTGACTGGCGAGACCACGATCAGGTCGGCCGCGCCCCCGCAGGAATCAGGCTGA
- the tmk gene encoding dTMP kinase, producing MRRGRFITIEGIEGSGKTTQARALAQALRGEGHGVMLTHEPGGTGVGEALRAIFLNPTIELAAPAELLLVLADRAQHVKLLLKPALERGEVVISDRYGDSTIAYQGYGRGLDLECVQKLNAFASDGLIPDRTIVLDCPVELGLARARQRSAAAQPADRFEGAALEFHRRVREGFSQLARLHPQRIRLIDSSRDAAQVQAEIMAVAREALAS from the coding sequence ATGAGACGCGGGCGGTTTATCACGATCGAAGGAATTGAGGGCTCGGGAAAAACGACCCAGGCTCGTGCCCTAGCCCAGGCTTTGCGCGGCGAAGGACACGGCGTGATGCTGACTCACGAGCCGGGCGGGACCGGCGTGGGCGAGGCCTTGCGCGCCATTTTCCTTAACCCCACCATTGAGTTGGCCGCACCAGCCGAGTTGCTGCTGGTGCTGGCGGATCGGGCTCAGCATGTCAAGCTGCTGCTGAAGCCGGCGCTGGAGCGCGGTGAAGTCGTCATTTCCGATCGCTACGGCGATTCGACCATCGCCTACCAGGGTTACGGGCGCGGCTTGGATCTGGAGTGCGTGCAAAAGCTCAATGCCTTCGCCAGTGACGGGCTGATCCCCGATCGTACCATCGTGCTGGATTGTCCGGTGGAGTTGGGATTAGCCAGGGCTCGCCAGCGCAGCGCCGCCGCGCAACCAGCCGACCGTTTCGAGGGCGCCGCGCTAGAATTCCATCGGCGCGTGCGCGAGGGGTTTAGCCAACTGGCCCGGCTCCATCCTCAGCGCATCCGGCTGATCGATTCCAGCCGCGATGCCGCCCAGGTACAGGCCGAAATCATGGCGGTGGCGCGCGAGGCGCTGGCGAGCTGA
- the ricT gene encoding regulatory iron-sulfur-containing complex subunit RicT has protein sequence MNQQDPFDNLPAPPQIVGVSLQPVGHIDNYLAGELDLKRGEQVVVDTDHGPSFATVEVEPHPAALSLDLAALRPVLRRVDDGDMAARENSRERERQVRRLCLEGIQQRQLPMKLVNVSVGADGRKAVIYFIAETRVDFRLLVRDLASALRMRIEMQQIGARDETKVVGGLGPCGRELCCSSWLRDFDAVTVKMAREQGLALNPSRLAGMCGRLKCCLRYEYATYLDLKRELPAAGKRVQSVKGDGKVLRQNILKQTVLIQLEADGGVVEVGPADLVDKRAH, from the coding sequence GTGAACCAGCAAGATCCTTTTGATAATTTGCCTGCGCCACCGCAAATCGTGGGCGTTAGCCTGCAGCCGGTGGGACATATCGATAACTATCTGGCTGGCGAGTTGGACCTTAAGCGGGGCGAGCAGGTTGTGGTCGATACCGACCACGGCCCCAGTTTCGCCACCGTGGAGGTCGAGCCCCATCCAGCCGCCCTGAGCTTGGACCTAGCCGCGCTGCGGCCGGTTCTGCGCCGTGTCGATGACGGCGATATGGCGGCGAGGGAGAACAGTCGGGAGCGCGAGCGGCAGGTCCGCCGGCTGTGCCTGGAGGGGATTCAGCAGCGCCAACTGCCGATGAAGCTGGTCAATGTAAGTGTCGGCGCCGACGGTCGCAAGGCAGTGATCTATTTCATCGCCGAGACTCGCGTCGATTTTCGCCTGCTGGTGCGCGATCTGGCTAGCGCCCTGCGCATGCGAATTGAAATGCAGCAGATTGGCGCACGGGACGAGACCAAGGTGGTAGGTGGGCTGGGACCGTGCGGGCGCGAGCTATGCTGCTCCTCGTGGCTGCGCGACTTCGACGCCGTCACGGTCAAGATGGCACGCGAGCAGGGGCTGGCCCTCAATCCTTCGCGGCTGGCTGGGATGTGCGGGCGGCTCAAATGCTGCCTGCGCTATGAATACGCTACCTACCTCGATCTCAAGCGCGAGCTGCCGGCGGCGGGCAAACGGGTACAATCGGTCAAAGGCGACGGCAAAGTGCTGCGCCAGAATATCCTGAAGCAGACGGTTTTGATTCAGTTGGAGGCCGACGGCGGTGTCGTCGAAGTCGGCCCCGCCGATCTGG
- a CDS encoding prepilin peptidase codes for MVEPGALLNILIFFAGASLGSFVNVVAYRLPHEISLIRPRSFCPHCVEPIPYWANIPILSYVALRGRCYKCAAPIALRYPVTELGLGLIALYVTFSFPPPDAAARFVLCAALFAVSWIDFDWRIIPDAITLPGIPLGVAAAAWVIPEVGLTDALVGVALGGGVLFGVGEAYRLLRGYEGMGMGDVKLLAMIGAFLGWQGVLFTLFVGSALGAAGGIITGMLTHGGPSEDGKVALAQADPDLPPGGAGGGLLQTAVPFGPFLSLAAGAFALFQPQLVSWYLLN; via the coding sequence ATGGTGGAACCGGGCGCGCTGCTCAATATATTGATTTTTTTTGCCGGCGCTTCGCTGGGAAGTTTCGTCAACGTGGTCGCCTATCGGCTGCCGCACGAAATTTCGCTGATTCGGCCGCGCTCGTTCTGCCCTCACTGCGTGGAACCTATCCCCTATTGGGCCAACATACCGATTCTATCCTACGTGGCACTGCGCGGGCGATGCTACAAGTGCGCGGCGCCGATCGCGCTGCGCTACCCGGTAACTGAGTTAGGCCTAGGCCTGATTGCGCTGTACGTAACTTTCAGTTTTCCGCCACCGGATGCCGCCGCGCGTTTCGTGCTATGTGCGGCACTGTTCGCGGTCAGCTGGATAGATTTCGACTGGCGTATCATTCCTGACGCGATCACGTTGCCTGGCATTCCGCTGGGAGTGGCGGCTGCCGCCTGGGTGATCCCCGAAGTCGGGCTTACCGATGCTCTGGTGGGCGTCGCACTAGGAGGGGGGGTGCTGTTCGGGGTGGGCGAGGCGTACCGGCTGCTGCGCGGCTATGAAGGAATGGGGATGGGAGACGTCAAGCTGCTGGCGATGATTGGCGCGTTCCTTGGTTGGCAGGGAGTTCTATTTACCCTCTTTGTCGGCTCCGCTTTGGGAGCGGCTGGCGGCATCATTACCGGGATGCTGACTCACGGCGGCCCTTCGGAGGACGGCAAAGTCGCGCTGGCGCAAGCTGACCCGGATCTTCCGCCTGGAGGTGCGGGCGGCGGCCTGCTCCAGACCGCGGTGCCCTTTGGTCCCTTTCTTTCGCTTGCCGCCGGCGCATTCGCCCTTTTCCAACCGCAACTGGTAAGTTGGTACCTCCTTAACTGA
- a CDS encoding secondary thiamine-phosphate synthase enzyme YjbQ, with amino-acid sequence MEQFRVRSTQRVQMLDITGEVNQSIARAAASAGLCNIFLPHTTAALIVCENWDPDVIDDLLQRLQHLVPQQGGYRHGEGNSQAHILSVMLGCSLTVPVAAGKLALGRWQGLLLAEFDGPRERQVNVSLIPAGARPT; translated from the coding sequence ATGGAGCAATTTAGGGTCCGCAGCACGCAACGCGTCCAGATGCTCGACATCACCGGCGAAGTGAACCAGTCAATCGCTCGCGCCGCGGCCAGCGCGGGCCTGTGCAATATTTTCTTGCCGCATACTACGGCCGCGCTTATCGTATGCGAAAACTGGGATCCCGACGTCATTGACGACCTGCTTCAGCGCCTGCAGCACCTGGTTCCGCAACAAGGCGGCTACCGGCATGGCGAGGGCAACTCACAGGCCCACATCCTGTCGGTGATGCTGGGCTGCTCGCTGACTGTGCCGGTGGCCGCGGGCAAGCTAGCGCTGGGTCGTTGGCAAGGATTGTTGCTGGCGGAATTCGACGGCCCCCGGGAGCGCCAAGTAAACGTCAGCCTGATTCCTGCGGGGGCGCGGCCGACCTGA
- a CDS encoding M20/M25/M40 family metallo-hydrolase, with protein MNLKLIGLRALVTSAAALLMVLLGQGLGHAQSAAAIPTASRPVPLSVPLPGVPTSPAVAMPAPQLPKAPVPATAAPPPLDWNQVDGEALGYFRTYLRFNTSNPPGNTVAAINWLKGILEKNGIPVKIYSAQADKPNLVARLSGPPNVKPLLLMSHADVVPAVAADWSHPPFAAEIAKGYVWGRGALDDKAHGIMALMTLLILKRQHVPLRRGIEMMVNSDEEVGGELGTQWMVQEHWDAIDPALALNEGGEGTPNWLGSRGITFKIAVAEKRAMWLRLIAHGRAGHGSEPNDQNPNLILIRALARLLATQPPIHLTPTVEETFSQLAHRFPDPYSTAMAHLGWPMMLDLAMRGPLAGYAVQALLRDTIAPTMLDAGIKANVIPSYADATLDCRLLPGADEQAFLEHLRNRIHDSRVVVEFLQKPAPGDHESPIQGPFWDAFQDVVTQDFAGALVVPMLDAGATDSRFLRARGVAAYGFIPVVLPASEARRIHGIDERLSVSNLSMGVRTTYDYVKRICARP; from the coding sequence TTAAAGTTGATCGGCTTGCGCGCGCTTGTAACCTCGGCCGCGGCCCTGCTGATGGTATTGCTGGGACAGGGGTTGGGCCACGCCCAATCGGCCGCGGCTATCCCCACCGCCTCCCGACCGGTTCCCCTCAGCGTGCCCCTACCCGGAGTCCCCACATCACCCGCAGTTGCGATGCCGGCGCCGCAACTGCCCAAAGCACCCGTACCGGCCACCGCTGCGCCGCCGCCCTTGGACTGGAATCAGGTCGATGGGGAGGCGCTGGGCTACTTCCGTACCTATCTGCGTTTCAACACCTCCAATCCACCCGGCAATACCGTAGCCGCAATCAACTGGCTCAAGGGCATCCTGGAAAAAAACGGCATTCCGGTAAAGATCTACAGCGCCCAGGCCGACAAGCCGAACCTAGTGGCCCGCCTTTCAGGTCCACCTAATGTCAAGCCGCTGCTGCTGATGTCGCATGCCGACGTGGTGCCGGCGGTGGCGGCCGATTGGTCTCATCCGCCTTTTGCCGCCGAGATAGCCAAGGGTTACGTGTGGGGCCGCGGCGCGCTAGACGACAAGGCGCACGGTATCATGGCCCTGATGACCTTGCTGATCCTCAAGCGCCAGCACGTACCACTGCGTCGCGGCATCGAGATGATGGTCAATTCTGACGAGGAAGTTGGAGGCGAACTGGGCACCCAATGGATGGTACAAGAGCATTGGGATGCAATCGATCCAGCGCTGGCACTCAACGAAGGCGGAGAGGGGACTCCTAATTGGTTGGGCAGCCGAGGCATCACCTTCAAGATCGCGGTGGCCGAGAAACGCGCGATGTGGTTACGCCTGATCGCGCATGGACGTGCCGGCCATGGCTCGGAGCCCAACGACCAAAACCCTAACTTGATCCTGATTCGCGCACTGGCCCGGTTGCTGGCCACGCAGCCGCCGATTCATTTGACGCCGACGGTCGAAGAAACCTTTAGCCAGCTCGCCCATCGCTTCCCAGACCCCTATTCGACTGCGATGGCGCATCTGGGATGGCCCATGATGCTCGACTTGGCGATGCGCGGTCCGCTGGCGGGATATGCGGTTCAGGCCCTGCTGCGCGATACCATCGCGCCCACCATGCTGGATGCTGGAATCAAAGCCAATGTCATCCCCTCCTACGCCGACGCCACCCTGGATTGCCGGCTGCTACCCGGCGCCGACGAGCAAGCATTTTTGGAGCACCTCCGTAATCGCATCCATGACTCTCGCGTGGTGGTAGAATTTCTCCAGAAACCTGCTCCCGGCGACCATGAGAGCCCTATCCAAGGACCGTTTTGGGATGCCTTTCAGGATGTCGTGACCCAGGATTTTGCCGGCGCCCTGGTGGTTCCCATGTTGGATGCGGGCGCAACCGACTCGCGCTTTTTGCGCGCGCGTGGGGTGGCGGCCTACGGTTTCATTCCGGTGGTGCTGCCGGCCTCTGAAGCCAGGCGAATTCACGGTATCGACGAGCGTCTGTCAGTGAGCAATCTCAGCATGGGGGTCCGTACCACCTACGACTACGTCAAGCGGATCTGCGCGCGGCCTTGA